A part of Mycolicibacterium sp. TUM20985 genomic DNA contains:
- a CDS encoding PTS transporter subunit EIIC, with product MSGTTETKGAQKKSGMRIPGFAQLQRLGKSLMLPIAVLPAAGILLRLGQDDLLGRIKAPVIGPFFQAMSAAGDAIFSNLPLLFAVGVAIGFAKKADGSTALAAVVGYLVVQAVFKTMSPIVLAGEVDKAGEQAQINYSVFAGILVGLLTAWLFDRYHTIQLPSYLGFFGGRRFVPIVVSLACLFLAFAMSYCYPLFDAGLTGLGKFIGGSGAIGAFIYGFANRMLIPLGLHHIVNSFVWFIYGDYQAPDGKVVTGELTRFAAGDPSAGILTSGFYPILMFGLPAAALAMIHVANKKQRKVAVGILSAAALTAFLTGITEPLEFAFMFVAFPLYVIHAVLTGLSLAIAYLLDIHLGFSFSAGLIDLLLYGTAPAAKNIPLLIGMGVVFFVVYYVLFRFAITKWNMRTPGREPETEFDADERANLGEAADSATTVTAGGAALAPAPTVTDTRAEQLIAAFGGRENLVNVDACITRLRMEVADTSKVDQDRLKKLGAAGVIEVGNNVQAVFGTQAEALKNDIVDIL from the coding sequence ATGAGCGGTACGACGGAAACTAAAGGGGCGCAGAAGAAGTCGGGGATGCGCATTCCCGGGTTTGCGCAACTGCAGCGGCTGGGCAAGAGTCTCATGCTGCCGATCGCGGTGCTACCGGCGGCGGGAATCCTGCTCCGGCTGGGTCAAGACGATCTGCTCGGCCGGATCAAGGCGCCCGTCATCGGACCCTTCTTCCAGGCGATGAGCGCGGCCGGTGATGCGATCTTCAGCAATCTTCCGCTGCTCTTCGCGGTCGGCGTGGCGATCGGATTCGCCAAGAAGGCCGACGGCTCCACCGCACTGGCCGCAGTAGTGGGCTATCTCGTGGTGCAGGCCGTGTTCAAGACCATGTCGCCGATCGTGCTCGCGGGTGAGGTCGACAAGGCGGGCGAGCAGGCCCAGATCAACTACAGCGTGTTCGCCGGCATCCTGGTCGGCCTGCTCACCGCCTGGCTCTTCGACCGCTACCACACCATCCAATTGCCTTCGTATCTCGGCTTCTTCGGGGGTCGGCGGTTCGTCCCGATCGTGGTGTCGCTGGCGTGCCTGTTCCTAGCCTTCGCCATGAGTTACTGCTACCCGCTGTTCGACGCGGGCTTGACCGGACTCGGCAAGTTCATCGGCGGCTCGGGCGCCATCGGTGCCTTCATCTACGGGTTCGCCAACCGCATGCTGATCCCGCTGGGCCTGCACCACATCGTCAACTCGTTCGTCTGGTTCATCTACGGCGACTACCAGGCGCCCGACGGCAAGGTGGTCACCGGCGAGCTCACGCGCTTCGCCGCGGGCGACCCGTCGGCCGGGATCCTCACGTCGGGTTTCTACCCCATCCTGATGTTCGGCCTGCCCGCCGCCGCGCTGGCCATGATCCACGTCGCGAACAAGAAGCAGCGCAAGGTCGCGGTCGGCATCCTCTCGGCGGCCGCGCTGACCGCGTTCCTGACCGGCATTACCGAGCCGCTCGAGTTCGCGTTCATGTTCGTCGCCTTCCCTCTGTACGTCATCCACGCCGTGCTCACCGGGCTCTCGCTGGCGATCGCCTACCTGCTCGACATCCACCTGGGATTCTCATTCTCCGCGGGCCTGATCGACCTGCTGCTCTACGGCACCGCCCCCGCAGCGAAGAACATCCCCCTGCTCATCGGCATGGGCGTCGTGTTCTTCGTCGTCTACTACGTGCTGTTCCGGTTCGCGATCACGAAGTGGAACATGCGGACGCCCGGCCGTGAGCCGGAGACCGAGTTCGACGCCGATGAACGCGCCAACCTGGGCGAAGCGGCCGATTCCGCGACCACCGTTACGGCCGGCGGCGCGGCGCTAGCACCCGCACCGACGGTCACCGACACCCGGGCCGAGCAACTCATTGCGGCGTTCGGCGGCCGGGAGAACCTCGTCAACGTCGATGCCTGCATCACCCGCCTGCGCATGGAGGTGGCCGATACCTCCAAGGTGGATCAGGATCGCCTGAAGAAGCTCGGGGCCGCCGGTGTCATCGAGGTGGGCAACAACGTCCAGGCGGTATTCGGCACGCAGGCGGAGGCGCTCAAGAACGACATCGTCGACATCCTGTAG
- a CDS encoding SDR family oxidoreductase, translated as MDRQEAGADGIRLLVVGASSGIGHAVAVNAAERGAKVAVAARRMDRLTQLADDIGGFPFELDVEDPGAIKRVVDAAADTLGGLDAVVFTSTVVPFAHIEDTDVATWVHAFSVNTVGANNVLRAALPHLTANGVVLVASSNDVGRPRAGVAAYDASKAALDEILRSWRSEHPELSIIRVGMGPTQDTEILRGADRDLLAQLFESWTEHGQLPAQMSALRDVAGTLVSLVTMSHANPTVVPEVVQLAPRIKLSDG; from the coding sequence GTGGATCGTCAAGAAGCCGGGGCCGACGGTATACGGCTGCTGGTCGTCGGAGCGTCGTCCGGAATCGGTCACGCCGTGGCCGTCAACGCAGCGGAGCGCGGCGCCAAGGTCGCGGTCGCCGCCCGCCGCATGGATCGGCTGACCCAGCTGGCCGACGACATCGGTGGTTTCCCCTTCGAGCTCGACGTCGAGGACCCCGGCGCCATCAAGCGGGTCGTCGACGCGGCGGCCGACACCCTCGGGGGACTCGACGCCGTCGTGTTCACCAGCACCGTGGTGCCCTTCGCCCACATCGAGGACACCGACGTCGCTACCTGGGTCCACGCGTTCAGCGTCAACACCGTCGGCGCCAACAACGTTCTGCGCGCCGCCCTGCCGCATCTCACCGCCAACGGCGTGGTGCTGGTCGCCTCGAGCAACGACGTGGGCCGGCCCCGCGCGGGGGTGGCCGCCTACGACGCCAGCAAGGCCGCACTCGACGAGATCCTGCGCTCGTGGCGCAGCGAGCACCCTGAGCTGTCGATCATCCGCGTCGGCATGGGGCCCACCCAGGACACCGAGATCCTCCGCGGCGCTGACCGCGACCTCTTGGCCCAGCTGTTCGAGTCGTGGACCGAACACGGCCAGCTTCCCGCTCAGATGTCGGCACTGCGCGATGTCGCAGGCACGCTGGTATCGCTGGTCACCATGTCGCACGCCAACCCGACCGTCGTTCCCGAGGTGGTGCAGTTGGCGCCCCGCATCAAGCTGTCCGACGGCTGA
- a CDS encoding L-serine ammonia-lyase: MTISVFELFSIGIGPSSSHTVGPMRAAKSFADEVALRAQLEATADVRVDLFGSLAATGSGHGTMAAILLGLEGFAPETIDTDEMERRLQTVREQGRIQFAGSRPVPLTEAAMVLRPLTFHKRHANAMTFTALDEHGAELFTQTYFSVGGGFIVTADDDDGGGPVSVEVPMAFGSSEELIHLADLHDLPISQIMLANECASQPESEVRARLLHIHDVMMQCQRKGIERTGHLPGTLGVRRRAHDWHERLVQDDPDRDVAFAEDWVNLVALAVNEENASGGRVVTAPTNGAAGIIPAVLHYALHYTPPGRQDPDDVVVRFLLTAGAIGSLFKQRASISGAEVGCQGEVGSAAAMAAAALAEILGGTTHQVENAAEIAMEHSLGLTCDPIAGLVQIPCIERNAISAGKAINAARMALRGDGIHRVSLDQVIETMRVTGVDMSSKYKETSTGGLAMHVPVNLVEC; encoded by the coding sequence ATGACCATCAGCGTCTTCGAACTGTTTTCGATCGGCATCGGGCCGTCGAGTTCGCACACGGTGGGACCCATGCGCGCAGCCAAGAGCTTCGCCGACGAGGTCGCACTGCGCGCGCAACTCGAGGCGACGGCCGACGTTCGGGTGGACCTCTTCGGCTCACTGGCAGCCACCGGATCCGGTCACGGCACCATGGCCGCCATCCTGCTCGGGCTGGAGGGCTTCGCGCCGGAGACCATCGATACCGACGAGATGGAACGACGACTGCAGACCGTCCGGGAACAGGGCCGGATCCAGTTCGCAGGCAGCCGACCCGTCCCGCTCACCGAGGCCGCGATGGTGTTGCGGCCATTGACGTTTCACAAGCGGCATGCCAATGCCATGACGTTCACCGCACTCGACGAGCACGGCGCCGAACTCTTCACCCAGACGTACTTCTCCGTCGGCGGCGGGTTCATCGTCACCGCGGACGACGACGACGGTGGCGGGCCCGTCAGCGTCGAGGTGCCGATGGCGTTCGGGAGCTCCGAGGAACTGATTCACCTGGCCGATCTCCACGACCTGCCGATCAGCCAGATCATGCTCGCCAACGAATGCGCCTCACAGCCCGAAAGCGAGGTCCGCGCAAGGCTTCTGCACATCCACGACGTGATGATGCAATGCCAGCGCAAGGGTATCGAGCGCACCGGGCACCTGCCCGGCACCCTGGGCGTCCGCAGGCGTGCGCACGACTGGCACGAGCGGCTAGTTCAGGACGACCCCGACCGTGACGTCGCCTTCGCCGAGGACTGGGTCAACCTCGTCGCGCTCGCGGTGAACGAGGAGAACGCCTCCGGCGGGCGGGTCGTCACGGCTCCGACGAACGGCGCAGCCGGGATCATCCCCGCGGTGCTGCACTACGCACTGCACTACACGCCGCCGGGACGTCAGGACCCCGACGACGTCGTCGTCCGGTTTCTCCTCACCGCGGGTGCCATCGGCTCCCTGTTCAAACAACGCGCGTCGATCTCGGGAGCCGAGGTCGGGTGCCAGGGCGAAGTCGGATCCGCCGCGGCGATGGCGGCGGCGGCCCTGGCCGAAATCCTCGGTGGTACGACGCATCAGGTCGAGAACGCCGCGGAGATCGCCATGGAGCACAGCCTGGGCCTCACCTGTGATCCGATCGCCGGGCTGGTGCAGATTCCGTGCATCGAACGCAACGCCATCTCCGCGGGGAAGGCGATCAACGCGGCCCGAATGGCGCTGCGCGGTGATGGGATTCACCGCGTCAGCCTCGATCAGGTGATCGAAACCATGCGCGTCACCGGGGTCGACATGAGCTCCAAGTACAAGGAGACCTCGACCGGCGGACTGGCCATGCACGTCCCAGTGAACCTCGTCGAGTGTTGA
- a CDS encoding CE1 family esterase, translating to MAKPLVNALARLTAWTTVLGCALLGLAPVASAIPVGNARGELSFGGLQRTYLVHAPGGVPSGLVINLHGAGSTGAGQAASTNYDAAADALGLVVAYPDGIDQSWADGRGASIPDRQGVDDVGFLTALVDRLVSDYGIPPGRVFATGMSAGAFMATRMGCDRADVIAAIAPVAGTLGSGVPCAPSRPVSVLQFNGTADPIVPFGGGGMLGRGGASDIVSAAAMASRWRDLDRCAGAPQEDDLPSAGDGTVVRRVSGVGCADGTAVVLLQINGGGHTWPTGNFAPPDAGLTTTATNASLASAQFFAAHGR from the coding sequence GTGGCCAAACCCCTCGTGAACGCCCTCGCACGCCTGACGGCGTGGACCACCGTGCTCGGTTGCGCGCTGCTGGGGTTGGCCCCGGTGGCGTCGGCGATCCCCGTCGGCAACGCTCGGGGGGAGTTGTCGTTCGGAGGATTGCAGCGCACCTACCTGGTCCATGCCCCTGGCGGCGTGCCGTCGGGTCTGGTGATCAACCTGCACGGAGCCGGGTCCACGGGCGCAGGACAGGCAGCCTCCACCAACTACGACGCGGCCGCCGACGCGCTGGGGTTGGTCGTGGCCTACCCCGACGGCATCGACCAGAGCTGGGCCGACGGGCGCGGAGCCTCGATTCCCGACCGGCAGGGGGTCGACGACGTCGGCTTCCTGACGGCACTGGTCGATCGCCTCGTCAGCGACTACGGCATACCGCCCGGCCGGGTCTTCGCGACGGGGATGTCGGCGGGTGCGTTCATGGCCACGCGGATGGGCTGCGACCGGGCCGACGTCATCGCGGCCATCGCCCCGGTGGCGGGCACGCTCGGGTCGGGTGTGCCGTGTGCCCCGTCCCGGCCGGTCTCGGTCCTGCAGTTCAATGGCACCGCCGACCCGATAGTTCCCTTCGGCGGCGGTGGCATGCTGGGCCGCGGCGGGGCGAGCGACATCGTGTCCGCAGCGGCGATGGCTTCACGGTGGCGCGATCTGGACCGCTGCGCCGGCGCGCCGCAGGAGGACGACCTGCCGAGTGCGGGTGACGGCACGGTGGTACGCCGCGTCTCCGGCGTGGGATGCGCCGACGGCACTGCGGTGGTCCTGCTGCAGATCAACGGGGGCGGCCACACCTGGCCCACCGGGAACTTCGCTCCGCCGGACGCCGGGCTGACCACCACCGCGACCAATGCGTCGTTGGCCAGCGCTCAGTTCTTCGCCGCGCACGGCAGGTGA
- a CDS encoding alkaline phosphatase family protein, with the protein MGYVARIGRAGALAVALTFGFAEATTLGIAHAVPSDSTSAPTPAEDSSSPSQSPSSSTSEPPATPTTGGAGTTSASGSAAAPPPESMTASSTTVLDDGHGPVVTISSSGGAHASPDPHDDAEEANDRVDVARASSLQVAKNDSRLVPEATPATRRATSQAATVDEHEQATVRSMAAPADDEVSPAAVTPAMAMVVAAPQLHVAKVPERPRPLLIGAVAQLAGAVLDALMTPFGPGMPLQSPMVWTVLAFVRDEFKRILLPYAAPANTASSLVESPNLLVNPGAEAGDPSLSGYAAVTVPGWELTGTPTVIRYGTERRFPSPTASPGPVLPGFLAFPRSAGATLAQGAQFFGGGPVADSTLTQIVDLSAAHASIDAGVGVFTLAGDLGGFFIDPSRTKAEVDFLDGTGVKLGTGALQSVSAWDRLFATGFIHRQTSGALPVGTRSAKVVVSFDDRNPILGNYNNAYADNLSFTVNDPTLTPALLAPPVVHVGPLDHVFMVYLENKGVGQIVGSPNAPYLNLLIDNYGYASNYYGVTHPSDPNYYPIIGGSDFGFNYNCPSNCFPTGTPNLADNIEAAGKSWAGYAEGGGGYSTPTDRLPFLAFSDIFNDPQRVATHLFDISALGQGLTNPDTAPNFVWFAADDGTNMEGPTDLPFGVLNWLLGFLNPAHQYNVKAGDDWLQGPLTTIFNSPTWQDVDEKSAIFVTFDEDYNNLTTGVGNEGNHIVTVAIPSLGAVAGGMRAGGFVGDVHYNHYSLLRTIEAALGLSALTNNDAYAQPMNEFWA; encoded by the coding sequence ATGGGTTACGTCGCACGTATCGGTCGCGCCGGGGCACTGGCGGTTGCCCTGACGTTCGGGTTTGCGGAAGCGACCACGCTGGGAATCGCCCACGCCGTCCCGTCGGATTCGACTTCGGCGCCCACGCCTGCGGAGGATTCGTCCTCGCCGTCGCAATCACCGTCGTCCTCGACCTCCGAACCACCTGCTACGCCGACGACGGGAGGAGCCGGCACAACCTCAGCCTCGGGGTCGGCGGCGGCGCCGCCGCCGGAATCCATGACGGCGTCCTCGACGACCGTGCTCGACGACGGCCACGGTCCGGTCGTGACGATCAGCAGCTCCGGCGGGGCCCACGCGTCCCCCGATCCCCACGACGACGCCGAGGAAGCCAACGATCGGGTGGACGTCGCGCGCGCATCGAGTCTCCAAGTGGCGAAGAATGATTCGCGGCTGGTACCCGAGGCGACTCCGGCCACGAGGCGCGCGACGTCGCAGGCGGCCACCGTCGACGAACACGAGCAAGCGACGGTGCGGAGCATGGCGGCACCCGCCGACGATGAAGTATCGCCAGCCGCGGTGACACCGGCGATGGCGATGGTCGTCGCTGCCCCCCAGCTGCACGTCGCAAAGGTCCCGGAGCGGCCGCGCCCCCTCCTGATCGGTGCCGTCGCGCAACTGGCCGGTGCAGTTCTGGACGCGCTGATGACGCCCTTTGGGCCCGGCATGCCACTGCAGTCCCCCATGGTGTGGACGGTTCTGGCCTTCGTAAGAGATGAGTTCAAGCGGATTCTCCTCCCGTACGCCGCACCGGCGAACACGGCGTCCAGCCTGGTTGAGAGCCCGAACCTACTGGTCAACCCGGGCGCAGAGGCCGGCGATCCGTCCCTGTCGGGCTACGCCGCAGTGACCGTGCCGGGCTGGGAGTTGACCGGCACACCAACGGTCATCAGGTACGGCACCGAGCGCCGATTTCCGTCGCCGACGGCATCACCGGGCCCGGTGCTTCCTGGCTTCTTGGCGTTCCCCCGCAGTGCCGGCGCCACCCTTGCCCAGGGCGCGCAGTTCTTCGGCGGCGGCCCCGTGGCAGATTCCACACTCACTCAGATCGTCGACCTCAGCGCCGCACACGCATCGATCGACGCGGGCGTTGGCGTCTTCACCCTTGCCGGCGACCTCGGCGGGTTCTTCATCGACCCGTCGAGGACCAAGGCGGAGGTCGACTTCTTGGACGGCACCGGCGTCAAGCTGGGCACCGGCGCGCTCCAGTCGGTGTCGGCCTGGGACCGCTTGTTCGCGACTGGCTTCATCCACCGCCAGACCTCGGGTGCGCTTCCGGTGGGTACCCGCAGCGCGAAGGTCGTGGTGAGCTTCGACGATCGCAACCCGATACTGGGCAATTACAACAACGCCTACGCGGACAACCTGTCGTTCACCGTCAACGATCCGACTCTGACCCCAGCGCTGCTCGCACCGCCCGTGGTGCACGTCGGCCCGCTGGACCACGTGTTCATGGTGTATTTGGAGAACAAGGGCGTCGGCCAGATCGTCGGCAGCCCCAACGCGCCGTACCTCAACCTGCTCATCGACAACTACGGGTACGCCTCGAACTATTACGGCGTGACCCATCCCAGCGATCCGAACTACTACCCGATCATTGGTGGGTCCGACTTCGGGTTCAACTACAACTGTCCGTCGAATTGCTTTCCCACCGGCACGCCGAACCTGGCCGACAACATCGAGGCGGCGGGGAAGTCGTGGGCTGGGTACGCCGAGGGTGGCGGCGGCTACTCCACGCCCACCGATCGGCTTCCCTTCCTGGCCTTCAGCGATATCTTCAACGACCCCCAGCGCGTCGCGACCCACCTGTTCGACATCTCGGCCCTGGGCCAGGGCCTGACCAATCCAGATACCGCCCCGAACTTCGTCTGGTTCGCCGCGGACGACGGGACCAACATGGAAGGCCCTACCGACCTTCCGTTCGGCGTTCTCAATTGGCTTCTGGGGTTCCTCAACCCGGCTCACCAATACAACGTCAAGGCGGGCGACGACTGGCTTCAGGGCCCGTTGACGACGATCTTCAACTCGCCCACGTGGCAGGACGTCGACGAGAAGAGCGCCATCTTCGTGACGTTCGACGAGGACTACAACAATCTCACGACCGGCGTCGGCAATGAGGGCAACCACATCGTCACTGTCGCCATCCCGTCGCTGGGAGCCGTTGCCGGTGGGATGCGTGCAGGCGGCTTCGTCGGCGATGTCCACTACAACCACTACAGCTTGCTGCGCACCATCGAAGCCGCGCTCGGCCTCTCGGCTCTCACCAACAATGATGCATACGCCCAGCCGATGAACGAGTTCTGGGCGTGA
- a CDS encoding LLM class flavin-dependent oxidoreductase, with the protein MRFGNFMAPFHPVGQNPTLAIERDLDLIVAMDRLGFAEAWIGEHHSAGFEIISSPEVFIGVAAERTKHIKLGTGVSSLPYHHPLMLADRMVLLDHLTRGRVMLGCGPGQLTSDAHMLGIPADAQRPRMEQSLDAIMRLLRGETVTMHTDGFTLQDARLQLKPYSEPCFDVAVAASFSPTGPRGAGKHGVGMLSIAATAKQGMDLLAQHWQTWEDVALEHGHVADRSKWRLVGPMHLAETREQAERDVEHGIVEFSKYFKHLLPAGPVQGDTVQEILANNHQSGFAVIGTPADAVAKIEELVEASDGGFGTFLLFDHDWAAPAAKLHSYELFAEYVMPHFTGQLAGPRASQDWVLDSGTEFMDRAAHAIGKAIEDHAAQQAAKQA; encoded by the coding sequence ATGCGCTTCGGAAACTTCATGGCTCCGTTCCACCCCGTCGGGCAGAACCCGACGCTCGCCATCGAGCGGGACCTCGACTTGATCGTGGCGATGGACCGGCTCGGCTTCGCCGAGGCGTGGATCGGCGAGCACCACTCCGCCGGGTTCGAGATCATCTCCTCCCCCGAGGTGTTCATCGGCGTCGCCGCCGAACGGACCAAGCACATCAAGCTCGGCACCGGCGTCAGCTCGCTGCCGTATCACCACCCGCTGATGCTGGCCGATCGCATGGTCCTGCTCGACCATCTGACCCGGGGCCGGGTGATGCTCGGCTGCGGTCCGGGTCAGCTGACGTCGGACGCACACATGCTCGGCATCCCCGCCGACGCGCAGCGGCCCCGGATGGAGCAGAGCCTGGACGCGATCATGCGCCTACTCCGCGGTGAGACGGTCACCATGCACACCGACGGATTCACGCTTCAGGACGCCCGCCTCCAATTGAAGCCCTACAGCGAGCCGTGTTTCGACGTCGCCGTTGCGGCGTCGTTCTCCCCCACCGGTCCGCGCGGGGCAGGTAAGCACGGTGTCGGCATGCTGTCGATCGCCGCCACCGCGAAGCAGGGCATGGATCTCCTTGCGCAGCACTGGCAGACGTGGGAGGACGTCGCACTCGAACACGGCCACGTCGCCGACCGATCGAAGTGGCGCCTCGTCGGTCCGATGCACCTGGCCGAGACCCGCGAACAGGCCGAGCGCGACGTCGAGCACGGCATCGTCGAGTTCTCGAAGTACTTCAAGCACCTCCTTCCCGCCGGTCCGGTGCAGGGCGACACGGTGCAGGAGATCCTTGCCAACAATCACCAGTCCGGCTTCGCGGTGATCGGCACGCCCGCAGACGCGGTGGCGAAGATCGAGGAACTCGTCGAGGCGAGCGACGGCGGCTTCGGCACCTTCCTCCTGTTCGACCACGACTGGGCGGCGCCTGCCGCGAAGCTGCACAGTTACGAGTTGTTCGCCGAGTACGTGATGCCGCACTTCACCGGTCAGCTCGCGGGGCCGCGGGCGTCGCAGGACTGGGTCCTCGACAGCGGCACCGAGTTCATGGACCGCGCCGCCCACGCGATCGGCAAGGCGATCGAGGATCACGCCGCACAGCAAGCGGCCAAGCAGGCATGA
- a CDS encoding nuclear transport factor 2 family protein: MTSPVDPLLQEMLDEYQLRTLVHAYCRAVDRGQLESLRNLYHLDAEDSHGAFSEGSADDFIGQLAAARPYLRSMQHHVTTVNFAIDGEVAEGEIYTIATHTLIAGDRDVDVVVGGRYLDKYEKRDGSWKFTERATVTDWARVDDPSTARFDHPITVDTPRGRPDATDPSHQFFTLPYR, from the coding sequence ATGACGTCCCCGGTCGACCCGCTGTTGCAGGAAATGCTCGACGAGTACCAGCTCCGCACACTCGTTCACGCCTACTGCCGCGCAGTCGACCGCGGCCAGCTCGAGTCGCTGCGGAACCTGTATCACCTCGACGCCGAGGACTCTCACGGCGCTTTCTCGGAAGGCTCGGCCGACGACTTCATCGGTCAGCTCGCCGCCGCGCGTCCCTACCTTCGCTCGATGCAGCACCACGTCACCACGGTGAACTTCGCCATCGACGGGGAGGTGGCCGAGGGCGAGATCTACACCATCGCCACCCACACCCTGATCGCCGGCGATCGGGACGTCGACGTCGTCGTCGGCGGGCGCTACCTCGACAAGTACGAGAAGCGCGACGGCTCGTGGAAGTTCACCGAGCGAGCCACCGTCACCGACTGGGCTCGGGTGGACGACCCGTCTACCGCTCGGTTCGACCACCCGATCACCGTGGACACCCCCCGCGGCCGACCGGACGCGACCGATCCGTCGCACCAGTTCTTCACGCTGCCTTACCGGTAG
- a CDS encoding DUF5313 domain-containing protein — translation MATARPSALQYVAYSYGRRLPDSMRHWVAEDLAGEGAVRRHITRMAIPPLFVLAPFWLLPASLYVHMEMTAPIYIWVILMSLALNKVWRRYRLVQHGLDPNLVDTIKRRRDARMHEDYIQRFGPRPDSARSQANSSPF, via the coding sequence ATGGCCACCGCCCGTCCCTCAGCCCTGCAGTACGTCGCCTATTCCTACGGTCGGCGGCTACCCGATTCGATGCGTCACTGGGTCGCCGAGGATCTCGCAGGCGAGGGCGCCGTCCGCCGCCACATCACCCGAATGGCCATCCCGCCGCTGTTCGTGCTCGCCCCGTTTTGGCTACTTCCCGCGTCGCTGTACGTCCACATGGAGATGACGGCACCCATCTACATCTGGGTCATCCTGATGTCGCTCGCGCTGAACAAGGTGTGGCGTCGGTACCGCCTGGTGCAGCACGGCCTCGACCCGAACCTGGTCGACACGATCAAACGTCGTAGGGATGCCCGAATGCACGAGGACTACATCCAGCGGTTCGGTCCGCGTCCGGACTCGGCCAGGTCGCAAGCCAACAGCAGTCCGTTCTAG
- a CDS encoding MarR family winged helix-turn-helix transcriptional regulator, whose translation MTTLSPEIDPLALEHQVCFALAVTNRAVLAVYRPLLEPLGLTHPQYLVMLALWDHRKSDSGAAALSVKQIAVALQLDSATLSPMLKRLEALGLITRARSAVDERATDVELTAEGEALRTRALDIPPAVVARLGVDLTELEELRRVLTRVNAAALAAGALDA comes from the coding sequence ATGACGACGCTGTCCCCGGAGATCGACCCGCTCGCCCTCGAACACCAGGTGTGCTTCGCGTTGGCCGTCACCAACCGGGCCGTCCTGGCGGTGTACCGGCCGCTGCTGGAACCGCTCGGTCTCACCCATCCGCAGTACCTGGTGATGTTGGCCCTATGGGATCACCGGAAATCCGACAGCGGCGCAGCGGCATTGTCGGTGAAGCAGATTGCCGTTGCGCTGCAACTGGATTCGGCCACGCTGTCGCCGATGCTGAAACGCCTCGAGGCGCTCGGCCTGATCACCCGCGCCAGGAGTGCGGTCGACGAGCGTGCCACCGACGTCGAGTTGACCGCCGAGGGCGAGGCGTTGCGGACCCGCGCGTTGGACATCCCGCCTGCGGTCGTCGCCCGGTTGGGCGTCGACCTGACCGAACTCGAGGAACTCCGTCGCGTCCTGACGCGAGTCAACGCAGCCGCGCTGGCCGCGGGCGCGCTCGACGCATGA
- a CDS encoding cytochrome P450 produces MQLPIEQTHPLETPPQLRALQAAGVIHRIRTEVGDDAWLVTGYADVRRLMDTASLGRAHRDPANAPRSRTSALFGGPVGNFDTEKADHAQMRRLLQPHFSPKHMRSLQPKVERQCAELLDQLEAQGPPADLLASLALPLPVLVICDLLGVPYADRDRFRVWVDEAAFAQDDAASEAGLVALLAYGMELVGLKRIHPDDDVISRLCDEPNLADAEIALLAMQLLFAGHETTMMQIWLDTVLLLTNPGQWQLLLDAPELIPKAVEELIRTGMPGGIGVPRYASEDIAVGEVTIRAGDLVLLDPGSANHDPAVFPEPNRLDIHRTGSPHVGFGYGLHYCIGAALARMELNIVFSQLIPRFPHMRLAVEAATLTAGFHSLSHGLVALPVSW; encoded by the coding sequence ATTCAGCTTCCCATCGAGCAGACACATCCACTCGAGACGCCGCCTCAACTGCGCGCGCTGCAGGCGGCCGGGGTGATTCACCGCATCCGCACCGAGGTCGGCGATGACGCCTGGCTGGTCACCGGGTATGCCGACGTGCGCCGTCTGATGGACACCGCATCGCTCGGCCGCGCGCACCGGGACCCCGCGAACGCACCCAGGAGCAGGACGTCGGCGTTGTTCGGCGGCCCCGTCGGCAACTTCGACACCGAGAAGGCCGACCACGCCCAGATGCGGCGGCTGCTTCAGCCGCACTTCTCGCCCAAGCACATGCGCAGCCTGCAACCCAAGGTCGAGCGGCAGTGCGCCGAGCTGCTCGACCAACTCGAAGCCCAGGGCCCACCGGCGGACCTCCTCGCCAGCCTCGCCCTGCCCCTGCCCGTGCTGGTGATCTGCGACCTGCTCGGCGTGCCCTACGCCGATCGCGATCGGTTCCGCGTCTGGGTCGACGAAGCCGCGTTCGCCCAGGACGACGCCGCCTCCGAGGCGGGCCTCGTGGCACTGCTCGCCTACGGGATGGAACTCGTCGGCCTCAAGCGGATCCACCCCGACGATGACGTCATCTCCCGGCTCTGTGACGAACCCAATCTTGCCGACGCCGAGATCGCGCTGCTCGCAATGCAATTGCTCTTCGCCGGGCACGAGACCACGATGATGCAGATCTGGCTGGATACGGTGCTGTTGCTCACCAACCCCGGGCAATGGCAACTGCTGCTGGACGCCCCCGAGCTCATCCCGAAGGCCGTCGAGGAACTCATTCGCACCGGGATGCCAGGCGGCATTGGGGTACCGCGCTACGCCAGCGAGGACATCGCCGTCGGGGAGGTGACCATCCGCGCCGGCGACCTGGTGCTGTTGGACCCGGGCTCCGCCAACCACGACCCAGCGGTCTTCCCCGAGCCAAACCGCCTCGACATTCACCGCACCGGCAGCCCGCACGTCGGATTCGGCTACGGCCTGCACTACTGCATCGGAGCCGCGTTGGCGCGCATGGAACTCAATATCGTCTTCTCGCAACTGATTCCACGATTCCCACACATGCGGCTCGCCGTCGAGGCCGCTACCCTCACGGCCGGCTTCCACTCACTGTCGCACGGTCTGGTCGCACTGCCGGTGTCGTGGTAG